In the Drosophila takahashii strain IR98-3 E-12201 chromosome 3R, DtakHiC1v2, whole genome shotgun sequence genome, one interval contains:
- the LOC108065291 gene encoding uncharacterized protein: MASNRAVFTAGFIHIILGISVCLSQAADRCSPAPNLGSWIFAGALMLLASDIKMYPDRYKHLPYAIQFLVETIGSLAILEFFSFVVWCMLERLIHHLVRLLFLSLGMSDEIYLALEYWLLLIPTTAAAGTLLMIMKMAILPLFDIKTVYEKQEIKVHLDRDIYIDLIAAQNVPKKRRYNRRYST; the protein is encoded by the coding sequence ATGGCCTCTAATCGAGCGGTTTTCACTGCCGGCTTTATTCACATAATACTCGGGATTTCGGTATGCCTTTCGCAAGCTGCGGATCGCTGTTCGCCCGCTCCGAATTTGGGAAGCTGGATATTCGCGGGAGCCCTCATGCTGCTGGCCAGCgatattaaaatgtatccGGATCGCTATAAGCACCTGCCGTATGCCATTCAGTTTCTGGTGGAGACGATCGGGTCCCTGGCCATCCTAGAGTTCTTCTCCTTCGTGGTTTGGTGCATGCTGGAACGGCTGATACACCACCTGGTGAGGCTGCTGTTTTTATCCTTGGGAATGAGCGATGAGATTTACCTGGCCCTGGAGTACTGGCTCCTTCTGATTCCCACCACTGCTGCGGCTGGCACCCTGTTGATGATAATGAAAATGGCCATCTTACCTCTTTTCGATATCAAGACAGTCTATGAAAAGCAGGAAATAAAGGTGCATCTGGACAGGGATATTTACATTGACCTAATTGCTGCCCAAAATGTGCCCAAAAAGAGGAGGTATAATCGTCGATACAGTACTTaa